cacggccgcgagcgcatcatgaagtgcccaatatacttcaatgtagcgttgacgcgcgcgcatgttgGGCACAGCGGCGCAACGTTACCAAGATGCGAGAACTCTATactctgatgccaggcgcgaccaacgtccgtcggcgcggcccgacgggaACGGGCGcgcaatgcgacatgctgcattttgcgccgatgcattacccagacaacactgcgtctccctcttctcgtgacggagcgacgccgaacgcgctgaaacgcgcatgcgtcaaaacaacgcagcgcggcctGCGCCTGCGTCTGCTAGTATAGGCACtgttcagtcgagttttccagtctgactACAGCGCCAGAAGACAgagcctagcggataaaaaaagaaacctcGAGACGGCCTCGGTCAAAATGGAACGTGATGCGAGCGTCTCGCACTCTTTATCCGTGTAAGCGGATTGTGCCCGCGATACATTGGGGATGCGAGCACGCGTCTCATTTCTGCGTGTCCCTAACGGTGAATGCCGGAAATTTTGTGACTGGGCAGAGGGAGAAACGCAGCTCCCTGTGGTCTGTGTGCGGTGcctatatgacaggaccggcgcctggcgtagcaTCGCCGGCCTGGCGCGACGAGATGAACGCcgccgagcacgcgcaccgcgtcttGTCTAAATGTActgacgccttgactgtgacatgtattcatgtgctcacatgacacgcatctcatgattatcatgtttgcaccagtcacataccttcatcgtccattggcgtcacgcaataccaaatttggcgtatgtaaGGCTaccgaaacggctgcgagtgcatcatgagcgtggcatgtagtcatgtagttacgtggcacgcatgtcatgattttcatattagggtcggtcgcttgtagTCGCCATGCAAgaatgccataccataccaattttgcaacatgccatgtgcacgaaaccaccgcaaaagctgcaggaccatgaaatgtaaattatgacaatcatgacacacatgtcataatcTTAATGTCatcactagtcaaatatgttcttcagttagtcatgttatgccataccaagtttggtatcaatactatggtcaaaacggccaggaaagctaaaagtcgtaggcggctggctggatggatggatggatggatggatggatggatggatggatggatggatggatggatggatggatggatggatggatggaaggacagacggacggacggacacgctCAATgtggccgaagttcgctaagcaatgcttctcatttaatatgttcatgagctacacagacgtgactaatatcaattttttgttgttgttgcggtTAGGCATCCTGTGCGGTCACCATGTGTGCATACGAAAgcatagaaaaagaagaaaataggagaaaaagaacggcagggaggttaactagcctgtatgcagccggtttgctaccctgtgcatgggagggggatgggggagatgagagatggagagcagagagggaagagagataaacacagcatatTCGTCAGCACACGAGCGCACAATCAGTCATTgcccagtcttgtctttcgcggtgtgtgacattgctgttacagccgcttgttcaagtccgtgtcgcgtaggaatttcaacagagcttttgtcgccttctgttgcaatttcttctctcgggcacttggcAGAATAGTGTCTAcaaacatttggctgttgtcgatgcgcgcaagaactgACGCCAgggactgtctctggatgtcatacaacggacagtcgcacaggatgtggtgaagcgtctcttcgcaatgacaggcatcgcagagagcgttgtcggccattcctatgacaaaggaataagatttcgTAAATGCACTCCTAGACatataagcgatgaagaaggggggcttctcttcggtcgagccaagtgggcatgcggagagccatcaaagaggacaggtggtgttgactaTTCGTCTCGTTCCTTGGTGGGCCCCATAGAGAAAACATgacttcacgcgcaagtcgtcgaagattactggctgcatcggtccgcgaaagtagtatggcttcttctcgtgttccttcaagagctgcccgcacggcagtatcggcatcttcgttccctatgacgccgcagtgacttggcagccactgaaacgtcacatgatgccctttctcgtgtgaaatgtggagaaggcatccaatttcgaaaacaagctgttcgtacggcccgccACGCAGTGCAGAGAGCACACATAGTAGAGCAGtccttgagtcactgaaaatcgaccattgttgtggtggttcccgattaaccacacaaagtgcagtgcgcaaagcagctagttccgctgctgtagatgccgtggagtggttcatcctaaagctgatggtaacacctcttgctgggagaACTACTGCACCTGAGGAACACTGGCGGTTCATGGAGCCATCACGGTATATATGTGtacgctgtctgaatatttctcgtgcaaaagaagaagagacagttgtttcagcacgggcgatgaaaggtcagatttcctccggatccctggtacactaagatgcactgtgggttgaataagacaccaagggggtatcgatggtttagatacagaagtgaagcccgagggaagtttctcgttgtacttcacaatctttttagcgaacgatgcttggcacctgtctgaaggcaacagtgcaaggtgatgacaggtaccacatgcgaagtgtctgatgtgcgttctcaggacttctaaaGCAATGTAAATTTGTATTAGgcagtcaccagcaattgcaattgttgcctctgttgacgtacatctgggcagaccaaggcacactctcagtgcttgggcttgtactgcctgtagaacacgaacatttgTCATGCAGGTATCACTAAGCACGGGCGAGCTATATCTCAGCAGTATATCTCAGCTATATTCCaacattgcgtctactgacatctcCCACCTCTTTCCTGCCAGAAActtgaacaattgggaaataacagtcaggcgcttcttcatataggccacatgcggactccagcagaggtccctatcaatactgatgcccagaaaccggtgtgttctggcgtaagaaatcggtcgcccgcagattgagatgacataaggggtcattgctttgcgagtgaaggccaccagcgcgcatttttctagtgatatgctgagaccttgctttaacaagtagttggcaatcatagttgctgctctttgaagccggtaacgtatctgaggacgtgtgactgccaaAGTCGAGACACAGATGTCGtttgcgtatattgagattttaatggtacttAGCAAGTATTcggcaaggccaattagtgcaagattgaatatacGTAACCGTAGATATCTATGTCGGTGTCCGTGTACAGGCTTCAGTGATTCTGGAGATCCCTCTCGGCATATTTTTCGAAACCTGACGTCCAATGCTCTACACAAATGACCCGTATGAGAGATGAAGGGAAGACCTCTTTTTAAGTGGCAGCGACGGGTGACATTTGAACGCTCCCCCACGTGATTCCAGCTTTCCTCACTGGCTACGCGGGCGGCCAAATTTCGTTTGCTATATAAGTCCCTAGCTAAGGTAAGGTTGAAAACTTTAATGTCCGATATAAAGAAGCATCACAGGATGCCGTTTACTTGTTTGTTAAGATAGAAAAGTGGCAGGTTCTATCCAAGATGTTTATATTTATTGCGGCAGTCGCAGCTCTCGCAGAAGATTACAGAAATGGGAGAAGGCACAGTTTGCCTCCTGCTTTGTTTCTGAATTATACTGGTACCAGCTTACAGATAAAGGGCTTTCAAAGCGACGTCATTGCGCAGAAATTTCAGCGAGACGGCGTCGTTGGCTGTGAAtaaaaaatcatcttgtgcgtgacaaaaaaaaatggcagcatatccacggagtgaatgatggagagtggggcgaagcattcgtccgttcatgcgtccgtctgtgtgaccatccatgcgtctgttcgtgcgcccgtccctgcgttcgttcatgcatcagcccctgcgtccgttcatgcgtccattcatgcatatgtctgtgtgtccgttcgtccatctattcaacactccaagtcagTTGCAAGGTAGTCTTTTGGAGCCGAGGCCAAAGGTGACGGTATTTGGTGTAGGTAGGCCATGTGATGATTGTCACGGGGGAACCGGTGTCTACTTGCATTCGGAGGGCCACGCCATCCCATTCCATGGTGCGATAAATTGGCTGGACAATGTTCGCCGATGCCGCTTGCAAGTTGAGCAGAAATTGTTCGTAGTCGTCATTATCAGACCACTGACTTTCACAGTGGAATACTTTGTTTTGCCGGGACTGGTGCTGCTGGCACACACGGGCTAGGTGCCCTTGCCTCTTACAAGTGAAGCATTTAACAGAACGGAACTTGCATATTTCCGCTGTATGACCACTTTTGCCGCAGCATGGGCACGTCCCTTCGTGCCGCCAGTCTTCCCTGCTCGCCGACTCTCGTAGTGACGGATGCCTAGTTGGTTGGCCTCTGCGCTTCATCGTCATAGCGTGTACATTGTCCGTGTTTTGCGCGCTGGCCATGTGGTCCACGTTTGCCGCTGTCATCTCTGCGGCACGCGCTGCCTCTTCCGCCTCCCTCAGCGTGAGTTCCGCTTTTGCCAACAGCTGCCGACGAACACTAGCGTCGCGCAGGCCGCAAACAATGCGGTCCCTTAGCATCCTGTCGAGGGCGCTACCGAAATTACACCTGCTTGCAATCTTTCGTATTTCCCCGAGAAATTCATTTACCGACTCTCCTGCAAGCTGATTCCTTGTGAAGAACTTGTACGATTCTGCGATTTCGTTGCACGCCGGAGCAAATCGCTCACCCAGGAACTTCACAGCGTCTTCGTATTTCAGGTCCTGTATCTTCGCCGGCGCACATCGTGCAGCCAATAAATCCACTGTCTTTGTgctcaacgccgtgaccaaaatTGCCCTGCGTTTCTTCTCGTCCGTGACGTCGTGAACCTCGAAGTATGCTTCCAATCGTAGCCGGTAAGCCTCCCAGTTGTCCGCCTCCTCATCAAAACCCGGTGGGCCCGCGTGCGCAGCCATGGTCGCAGCGCGATCAACGGTTCGACCGCCTCGTCGCCACTGAAGCGTACAGACACGAATGTACAACAGTGAACAACGTTTATTGGGAGCGAGGCTTTTTATAGCCTCTGAAGGGTATGCGCACACAACGTGCGCCGTGGCAGTGACATGTGCAAATGACGATGCATCATTAACGTCTGAAGATCTTTGCTTTCCTCGGCACATAAGTCTCATTAGCTTATGGAAGCTATATTAGTGTGCAATTTTCGCATTGCTGTAAGTTGTTGCATATGATAGATACATCGTGTATAAAAGAGTAGTAGAACGACCCTAATGAATGTCATTGATCGCGTTGGCTATGATGAAGATTTTTTAAGTAAAACCAGTCGAAGACGGGCTGCATGGTTTTTTTACAGACTAGGTATTAAGTGCTTGAAATTTCCTTGCGTCTGCAAAGGTggcgataaagaaaaaaaatcacagcgtatccacggaatgaaggatgattggtggggcgaagcgttcgtcagtccgtccgtgctttcgtccgcccattcgttcttgcttgcgtgcatccgtgcatccgtctgtgtgtgcgtccatccctgtgaTCATCGATGCGTCCGTTTGTCCAcacgtccgtccgtacgtctatTCGTGCGGCCGTCCCCCTGTCTGTttatccatccatgcgtccgccccctatgtatgtctgtctgtccgtccatttatatgtccatccgtccatccgtctatatagtgaacacttcaagtacaacCATATCACAtctttttcatcatgtattcatcatatacaagtaccggtGCTTgcgcactacaacgagggacgcacaagacatgccataaggagcttcgccatgGCAGAATATCCACGGGGTATTTCTAGCTCCCATAAACGCAGTGTTGGTATATTTATTGCGTACACAACTGCTTGGCATAAGTGGTATTACCTACTTACGGTTTGATGCTCACTTGTCTGCTACTGTTACAAAGAAACAATCCTtaaatttgtggggtttaacgttccaaaaccaccatatgattatgagagatgccgtagtggagggctccggaaattttgaccacctgtggttctttaacgcgcacccatatctgagtacacaggcctacaacatttccgcctccatcagaaatgcagccgccgcagccgggatttgagcccacgacctgcgggtcagcagccgactaccttagccactagaccaccatggtggggcaaaGAAACAATCCTTATGCTGCCATTTTGGCAGCATAAggattggcagcatatccacggggtgaatgatggagagtggggcgaagcatccgtccgttcatttgttcttgcttccgcccattcttgcgtccgtccatgcgtctgaccatgcatccattcgtccgtgcagcaatCCATGtacccgtccatgcatccgtctgtgtgtccgttcgtccatctagtcaacactccaagcaccaccatctcgcattttttcatcatatatttcgcatatagaagcaccgtcatccagcggacattccaagcactaaactagaggcgcacacgcacactttcttacggcttgcgcttcgtgtctacttcccacctttaaccacctcgagttcgtggtacttactagttcactgtattcatggcactgcggcccaacgatggctaaacctttctaaaactaaggaggttacgcccggcgagtataacgtagcaaccctttcttgtcagacagtgctcaatgtacatgccaatggctgctaatggggagtgagagacaggagaattcagcttttagttaacgcgcacgctgcgaattttttattgttcaacaacgcacaggagaaatctcccaccggcgccACCTTGCCGGTCAAAGCGGAGACATGTAacgtactactacgagggacgaacgggtgtcgcttcgaggaccttcgcccctaaaaaatcgtAGGGGGGTGTATTATTTTTGAGAACAGCCGGAAAGGTAAGAAATTGGGGTGTATAGTGCACGATAACTATCCCTCATGTGAGGAACACCTCTACCTATGCATTCGCGAGGGAACGGGGACTGAGACAGTGAGAGTGAAGCAAATGAATtaaggtaaaaaagaaaagacgtgagaggacagagaaaaaaatacaagGCAAAAAGGGGTCGGGGGGACAACACAAGGAGGGGGAAAAATCGCGTCATAGAAGGAGAAGCGCTGTGCTCTTTACCCAGTTTAATGAACACTATATGTACTCGTTCAGCACAGCCGCCACGTCGGGCTAACGTAAatttgtagttaggtgccatgcgaagttgatttatgcagcgaTGTATAGGGCTACCAGCCTCgatcgcgagcaccagcgctttatGTCAACTCATCGCTTCTGGTGGGAATAATACTTATGTTCCTgatggcatcgttgcgcaagcgtCAAGAGCTGGTTATATAATCACATGCAACTCTTCAGCGTGCCCTTGCatgcaacatttatacatatacctagcgtcatttcatgacgtgtcgctcgaAAAGACTTCGAAAACCCTGCCACcgtccatccgcatgcttcgcacaacgtcgattgccaggtacatgggatctgcacAATTTTGAAAGATCCCTTAGTCGAGCCATcatgcaaggtgtgacgtcagacaagaGTTGAGCCTTAGCGTGTGTGATaaaggcctcaactttttcgagtgCTTTCAGCATTtattgcggagaagccaacgctccAGGAGAACATTCAACTCGGAAAGATCGCTTAGTAGGGTCAgcgctgcaaggtgtgacgtcagagaaAAGTTGAGCCATATCGCGTGGGATAAGGGCCTAAAATGTTTTGACTGTTTTCGGGCATTCGTTGCAGGGAAACCAACGGTACAGAGTACGTTTACCTCAGAAAGTGAGCTAGGTAGGGCCatcgctgcaaggtgtgacgtcagacaaaaattGAGCCTTAtcgtgggtgataagggcctcaactttttcgactacTTCTGGGCCTCTATTGCGGGAAAGCCAACATTCCAGGGAAGCTTTTAACGCAGAAAGAGCGCTTAGTAGGGTCATCgcggcaaggtgtgacgtcataCTAGAGTTGGTCCTTATCGTGTGTGacaagggcctcaactttttcaaCTGCTTTTGGCATccattgcggagaagccaacgtTCCAGGGTAACAACTAACTCGGAAAGATCGCTTAGTAGGGTCatcgctgcaaggtgtgacgtcagacaacaCTTGGGCCTTGTTGTGTATGATAAGAGCCTGAAATTTTTTTACTACTTTTGGGCATCCATTGCGGGTAAGGCAATGTTTCGAGGGGAACTTTTAACGCAGAAAGGCTGCTTATTAGGGCCGTTGCTTCATGGTGTGACGTCTACCAAAAGTGGAGCCTTATCGTGGGTGATAAGGACCTCAACTTTTCCTAGTGCTTTCGGGCATCTATGGTGGGGAAGCTATTGTTCCAGGGGAACCTTTGAATTGGATTAGCCTTCTATTACTAGCTTTCCCATTCTATCAGTTCAGATATTTTTATATGAATAATTGTAAGattaaatgaaaataaagcacTTACATAAAACACGTCCTattaatgaagaaagaaaaacaacgcCATTGAAGTGTCGGGTGTCGCACTTAGTTACTCGGGCTCTGAAGGCCAGCGCCTAAACCACTGAGCTAAGCACCTAAGCGTTATAGACTCAAAGGCATCTAAATCGTATGAATGAGTCCTACCAAGGAAGAAAGAATGACGTGAGGACTATTGCTGCTCTGTCCTTGTGGCCCTACTAAACTTTCTTGAAGACATCAGCTTGACCGAGCGACATTATAAGCCACTCACCACGGTGCGTCATGGGAATCTCCTCCCATCACGCAATTTTTCCCCTCCCTGACTTATCCCCACACCCTTTTTTACCTCgtatttttttctctatcttctcatgtcttttcttttttattttaattcATTTCCTTCACTCTCACTGTCTCAGTCCACGTTCCCTCACGAATGCATCGGTATAGGTTTCCTCACATGAGGGATAGTTATCGTGCGCTACACACCCCATTTTCTTACCTTTCCGGCTGTTCTCAAAAATAACCAACCTACCCCtccgatttttttctttgtcgccgTTTTTGCACAgacaaagaaatttcaaccacttaaTAACTAGTCTGTAAAAAACCATGCAACCCGTCTTCGACTGGTTTTACTTAAAATTCGTCATCGTAGCCAACGCGATCAATGACATTCATTAAAGTCGTTCTACAACTCTTTTATACACGATGTATCTATCATACGCAACTACTTATAGTTCCCCTGGAACATTGGCTAACCTGCAATAGATACCCAAAAGTAGTCTAAAAATTTCAGGCTCTTATCACACACGATAAGGCTCAaattttttctgacgtcacaccttgaaGCTATAGCCCTACTAAACGCTCTTTCTGCGTTAAAAGTACCCTGTACCGTTGGCTTCCCTGCAACGAATGcccaaaaacaataaaaaaagtttaggcccttatctcACACGATATGGCTCAACTTttctctgacgtcacaccttgcagcgcTGACCCTACTAAGCGATCTTCCCGGGTTGAATGTTCTCCTGGAacgttggcttctccgcaatgcatgcttaaagcactcGAAATAGTTGAGGCGCTTATGACACACGCtaaggctcaagttttgtctgacgtccCCTTTTGCAGCGATGGCCCCAATAAGCGATATTTCCGAGTTAAAAGTTCCCCTGGAAAGATGGCTTCCCCGCAATAAAGGCCAAAAGCAGTTGGAAAGATTCAGGTCCTTATCACACACGCTAAGCCTCAACtattgtctgacgtcacaccttgcacgATGGCTCGACTAAGTGATCTTtcaaaattcggcagatcccatgtacctggCAATCGACGTTGTGCGTAGCATGCGGATGAACGGTGACAGGGTTTTCGAAGTCTTTtcgagcgacacgtcatgaaatgacgctaggtatatgtataaatgttgcatGCAAGGGCACGCTGAAGAGTTACATAAGCTATATAACCAGTTCTcagcacttgtgcaacgatgccaccAGGAACTTAAGTATAAGACACACCAGAAGCGAtgagctgatataaagcgctggtgGTCGCGATCGAGGGTGGTAGCCCTATACAtcgctgcataaatcaacttcgcatggcacctaactacaaatTTACGTTAGCCCGACGTGGCGGCTGTGCTGAACGAGTACAtttataatgtttataaaactgggtaaGGAGCACTGCGCTTCTCCTCCTATGACACGATTTTTCCCCCTCCTTGAGTTGTCCCCCCGACCCCTTTTTGCCTTGTATTTTTTTCTCTATCCTCTCACGTCTTTTATTTTTTACCTTAATTCATTTGCTTCACTCTCACTGTCTCAGTCCCCGTCCCCTCGCGAATGCATCGGTAGAGGTTTCCTCACGTGAGGTATAGTTATGGTGCACTACACACCCCACTTTCTTACCTCTCTGGCTGTTCTCAAAAATGACCCACCCcacctccaattttttttttcttttttgccgccTTTGCACACGTAGAGAAACTTCAAGCACTTAATAACTAGCATGTAAAAAAATCATGCAGCTAGTCTTCGGCAGGTTTTACTTAAAAATTCTTCATCGTAGCCAACGCGATCAATGACATTCATTAGGGTCGTTCTACTACTCTTTTATACACGATGTATCTATCATATGCAACTACTTATAGCAATGCAAAAATTGCACACTAATATAGCTTCCGTAAGCTAACGAGACCTATGTGCCGGGAAAAGCAAAGATCTTCAGACGTTAACACACCTTGAAGATTTAAACCAGTCATGGTGCCTATGCTGGAATAAGTACACAATCCTGGTTATTTCCTAGTCAGCCGAcgtcacatacaatgcctgcagcAAAAGCAGTTGAACGAAACTGTTCGCGTCTTACTCTAGAGAAGATAGGTTTCTTTATTACGCAGAACTTATTCTATgttgatgtttgttttcttctgcaCGTAGGAATATCTTGCAATGCACATCTCTGTCCAATCCAGAGAGAATTTACACTCAGAGGTGAACCTATCACAATTTCTGGCCCGTTAACGAGGAAAAATTAGTTACTTAAGTACACCACCCAGTTGTGCTAAGACTGCAAGAACAATGAAAAATACGTACTAACGTGCTTGTGATTTGGTTGAAACACCAGTCAAACTGTAGGAAAGTCGTTGTGAGCAAAAAGGCGGTGACCATAGGTATTTACCAAGGATGACTCTGAAAATTTTTATACGTTTCCAAGCAACGTGTGAACGTTTATTCAAGCATTATATACGATCAAGAAAACACTATCGCCTTCTGCAGTCAGTGGAATTATTGTACATACATTTTAAATTACTGAATGTAACAGTGGCTTCCTGCAGCAATGAACGCAATTAACAGCACAAAAACAACAGAAACAGCACAAAAAGGCGGCGACAATTTCACTGGACAAAGGTCCACGCTGCCCCACctcgtcaccatcatcatcatcatcatcagcctgactacgtccactgcaggacaaaggcctctcccatgttcccccagttaactcggtcctgtgcttgctactgccaatttacacccgcaaacttcttaatctcatctgcccacctaaccttttgtctccccctaactctcttgccttctttgggaatcccgttagttacccttaatgaccagcagttgtcCTGTCTActcgctacatgcccggcccatgtacattttctcttcttgatttgaactattatatccttacccccgtttgttcccaaatccactctgctctcttcttgtctcttaaggttacacctaccatctttctttccattactcgctgcgtcgtcctcaatttaagctgaaccctctttgcaagtctccaggtttctgctccgtagctaagtaccggcaagatacagctgttatataccttcctcttgagagatagtggcaatatacctgtcattatttgagagtgcttgcgaaatgtgctccaccccattcttattcttctagttacttcaatctcgtggttcggctccacgattATTACCTGCCTAAGTAGACCtagccttttacaacttgaagtggactattacctatctcaaagtgctgctgtcttccgaggttgttgtacattactttcgttttctgtatattaatgttaagacccacctttctgctccccttgtctaactccgtaatcatgagttgcaattcgtatcctgagttactcagcaatgcaatgtcatcgtcaaagcgcaggttattaaggtactctccattacctcttatccctaactgttccctttctaggcctctgaaaacctcctgtaagcacgcggtaaatagcattgaggagattgtatccgcccgccttacacccttcttgattggtattctgttgctttctttatgaagcattatgatAGCAGTTAATCCCCTGCAGGTTTCTCCCAGGATGTTCATATatgcttcatctacgccctgattccgcagtgtctgcatgactgctgatatttctgctgaatcaaacgccttctcgtaatctacaaAGGCTGTGTATAgtagttggttatattctgagcatttctctattacctcattGATAATATAAATGTAgtagattgttgagtagcctgttcgaaatcctgcttgttcctttggttgattgaattctaatgttttgttaactctgttagcaattacctttgtaaatagcttgtatactatggagagcaagctgataggcctgtaattctttaagtccttgtcatctcctttcttatgtattaagatgatgttagcattcttccaagactctggtactcttcccgtcaggagacacctcgtgaaCAGGGTGGCTAGAATTTCTAACACAATcagtcctccatctttcagcagatctgatgttacatgGTCCTCAACAGCACCATTACCtccttgcatgctctccaaggcttttctgacttcgtcTATCATAaatggtggggtgtcatctgggttactgctagatcttatagtattaaggtcatggttgtcccggcttgtgtacagatctctgtaaaactcctccgctattttgactatcctatccatattggtagttactttgccttttttgtcccttagtgcatacatacgatttttctctatcccaagtttcctcttcactgctttgacgtttcctccgttttaagagtgtgttcaattctctgctagttataccttcttacatcggataccttacgcttattattcaacttcgataGCTCTgacagttttattttgtctgccCCATCTAGCTTGACAAAACATTCAGACTGGTGCCAAACGCGGCGTAGTGTCTATTATGACAACGAATTCCGTAAGGTACGACGGTGCAA
The sequence above is drawn from the Rhipicephalus microplus isolate Deutch F79 chromosome 3, USDA_Rmic, whole genome shotgun sequence genome and encodes:
- the LOC142802836 gene encoding uncharacterized protein LOC142802836, which produces MAAHAGPPGFDEEADNWEAYRLRLEAYFEVHDVTDEKKRRAILVTALSTKTVDLLAARCAPAKIQDLKYEDAVKFLGERFAPACNEIAESYKFFTRNQLAGESVNEFLGEIRKIASRCNFGSALDRMLRDRIVCGLRDASVRRQLLAKAELTLREAEEAARAAEMTAANVDHMASAQNTDNSPTSSDVIEGTTSQGDDVCIYEDFNSTTSEVPLQIYEDTSPK